Proteins from a genomic interval of Caldicellulosiruptor diazotrophicus:
- a CDS encoding glutamate synthase-related protein, protein MISLYENEFEVVRDETKCIRCKVCVRQCANEVHEYDEEEDRVVADSSKCVACHRCVVMCPTKALTIKKTESAFKENANWTPAYINEIYKQAETGGILLTGMGNDKPIPIYWDRLLINASQVTNPSIDPLREPMELKTFIGRKPDKLEFDESGNLKTKLPPQLELEVPIMFSAMSFGSISLNACESLAAAAVEVGTYWNTGEGGLHQKLYKYKERAIVQCASGRFGVDVDYLNAGAAIEIKIGQGAKPGIGGHLPGEKVGEEVSRTRMIPIGSDAISPAPHHDIYSIEDLRQLIFALKEATNYTKPVGVKIAAVHNVAAIASGIARAGADFITIDGVRGGTGAAPLRIRDNVGIPIELALAAVDSRLREEGIRNQVSIIVAGSIRNSADVVKAIALGADAVYIGTAALISLGCHVCQKCHTGKCNWGIATQDPVLVKRLNPEIGARRAANLLKAWSHEIKEMLGLMGINALESLRGNRLMLRAVGLTEKEMEILGVKHAGEGV, encoded by the coding sequence ATGATTTCACTATATGAGAATGAGTTTGAGGTTGTAAGGGACGAAACAAAGTGCATCAGGTGTAAAGTGTGTGTTCGCCAGTGTGCAAATGAGGTTCATGAATATGATGAAGAGGAAGATAGAGTAGTTGCAGATTCATCAAAATGTGTTGCATGTCACAGATGTGTTGTTATGTGTCCAACAAAGGCGCTTACCATCAAAAAGACAGAAAGTGCATTCAAAGAAAATGCTAACTGGACTCCAGCTTATATAAACGAAATATATAAACAGGCAGAGACAGGTGGAATACTTTTAACTGGCATGGGAAATGATAAACCAATACCGATTTACTGGGATAGGCTTTTAATAAATGCAAGCCAAGTTACAAATCCGTCAATTGACCCGTTGAGAGAGCCTATGGAACTGAAAACCTTTATTGGCAGAAAACCTGACAAGCTTGAGTTTGACGAAAGCGGAAATCTGAAAACAAAGCTTCCGCCACAGCTTGAATTAGAGGTACCTATTATGTTCTCTGCAATGTCGTTTGGTTCTATTTCACTAAACGCTTGCGAGTCTTTGGCAGCAGCAGCTGTTGAAGTAGGAACATATTGGAACACAGGCGAAGGAGGACTTCATCAAAAGCTTTACAAATACAAAGAAAGAGCAATTGTTCAGTGTGCATCAGGAAGATTTGGTGTTGATGTTGACTATTTGAACGCAGGTGCGGCAATTGAGATAAAGATTGGTCAGGGTGCAAAACCGGGAATTGGTGGGCATTTGCCTGGTGAAAAGGTTGGTGAAGAAGTATCAAGAACAAGAATGATTCCAATTGGTTCTGATGCTATTTCACCAGCTCCGCACCATGATATTTACTCAATTGAAGATTTGCGTCAGCTAATCTTTGCTTTAAAAGAAGCAACAAACTATACAAAACCTGTTGGTGTAAAAATTGCAGCTGTTCACAACGTTGCGGCAATTGCCTCTGGTATTGCAAGAGCAGGTGCTGACTTTATCACAATCGATGGTGTGAGAGGTGGCACAGGCGCAGCACCGCTCAGAATCAGAGACAATGTTGGTATACCTATTGAATTAGCGCTTGCAGCGGTTGATTCAAGGCTCAGAGAAGAAGGAATTAGAAACCAGGTATCAATCATTGTTGCAGGTTCAATTAGAAACAGTGCAGATGTTGTGAAGGCTATAGCACTTGGTGCTGATGCAGTCTACATTGGAACAGCAGCGCTAATTTCACTTGGATGCCATGTTTGCCAGAAGTGTCACACAGGTAAATGCAACTGGGGTATTGCAACACAGGATCCTGTTTTGGTAAAAAGACTCAATCCTGAGATTGGGGCAAGAAGAGCAGCAAACCTTTTGAAGGCGTGGAGCCATGAGATAAAAGAGATGTTGGGTCTTATGGGAATAAATGCGTTGGAGAGTTTGAGAGGCAATAGACTTATGCTCAGAGCAGTTGGACTTACAGAGAAAGAGATGGAGATTCTAGGTGTCAAGCATGCAGGAGAGGGGGTATAA